The following proteins are co-located in the Patescibacteria group bacterium genome:
- a CDS encoding carboxypeptidase regulatory-like domain-containing protein, translated as MRLHIKLSSTRKAVTLIEVVIDMAILSLISTVVIMAMASSIKTVNQSSRVAAAGQLVNEKLEHIRNLSYDSLATQNGPIVPQGNILDQESVTRDKFQFVVHTDIRYVDDAYDSLVGSGDLNPADYKRVTITVLDTDSSVLATLSTDIASRAAETASNTGVLKLKVLDANGSPVPDATIVLTNASVNPPVNVTTTTDAAGGVFIPNLTPAGNYHIVASKVNYSSDSTTPISVANPSPTNPDATILLQQPTEVTLSIDLTSSLTINITGVVVFGGDAALVGQKLIGQNPDVVKNQVLFVINPIVQISNLEFDSYNITPPIGFFIKTCSPTLPIIVSPNSAITVNCDFTIDPTDVRISNINPNQFTAAAGVSIEISGANLTLPEFSLQRGSDAEIPFNTGLTVGQNNTLVSGTVDFSALTLGSYDLIYRDAQGHTARQTEAIVIE; from the coding sequence ATGAGGCTTCACATTAAACTATCATCAACCAGAAAAGCTGTCACCCTTATTGAGGTTGTGATTGATATGGCGATTCTTTCGCTTATCTCTACGGTGGTAATAATGGCGATGGCGAGTAGTATCAAGACCGTTAATCAATCGTCTAGAGTTGCCGCCGCTGGGCAGCTAGTAAATGAGAAGCTAGAGCATATTCGCAACCTTTCATATGATAGCTTGGCCACTCAAAACGGCCCGATTGTGCCACAGGGCAACATTTTAGATCAAGAATCGGTTACTAGAGACAAATTTCAGTTTGTTGTGCACACCGACATTAGATATGTTGACGATGCTTATGACAGTTTGGTTGGGAGCGGAGATCTTAATCCGGCTGATTACAAACGGGTTACCATTACCGTGCTAGACACCGATTCATCCGTTCTAGCCACGCTTTCAACCGATATTGCCTCCAGAGCCGCTGAGACCGCCTCTAATACCGGCGTATTAAAATTAAAAGTTTTGGATGCCAATGGCAGCCCGGTTCCAGATGCAACAATCGTTTTAACCAACGCATCCGTTAACCCACCCGTTAATGTCACTACCACCACCGATGCCGCCGGAGGTGTTTTCATCCCAAATCTAACCCCAGCCGGTAATTATCACATTGTTGCTTCAAAAGTTAACTACAGCTCTGATTCAACCACCCCTATTTCAGTTGCCAATCCAAGCCCAACCAATCCAGATGCTACAATCCTACTGCAACAACCAACTGAGGTAACACTATCAATAGACCTGACCTCATCATTAACCATTAACATTACCGGTGTGGTAGTTTTCGGTGGAGACGCGGCGCTAGTGGGGCAAAAACTAATCGGACAGAATCCAGATGTGGTTAAAAATCAGGTATTATTTGTAATCAACCCGATTGTCCAGATTAGTAATTTGGAGTTCGATAGCTATAACATTACTCCTCCCATCGGATTTTTTATTAAAACTTGTTCCCCAACCTTGCCCATTATCGTTTCACCTAATAGCGCCATTACCGTTAACTGTGACTTCACCATTGATCCAACTGACGTGCGCATTTCAAATATTAACCCAAACCAATTCACGGCTGCGGCTGGGGTAAGTATCGAAATATCTGGCGCCAACTTAACTTTACCCGAGTTCTCACTTCAGCGCGGTTCAGATGCGGAAATTCCATTCAACACCGGCCTGACAGTGGGTCAAAACAACACGCTTGTCAGTGGCACAGTCGATTTTTCGGCGCTAACACTTGGCAGTTACGATCTGATATATCGTGATGCCCAAGGCCACACGGCGCGTCAAACAGAGGCAATAGTTATCGAATGA
- a CDS encoding type II secretion system F family protein, with protein MADFRYITRDSKGQKSNGVISADSKSDAIKKLRDKNLIILDISEGNLSSSKSAKKAGGSLFNRIGDKDKFVFTQQLSIMTKAGLPISQALGSLQEETNNKKFAQIIKTITADVEGGLALSQAFAKHPDIFDTVYVSILKAGEKSGKVDEVLDRLTIQMEKDNDIKAKIKGAMAYPIFVLVAMVVIVTLIMLFIVPQIQAVFIENNAKLPLVTRMVIGLADVIRRQGYIIIIALVGVFFGYRFYYRTAKGKHRIDLIKINIPIFGTLIRKVSLARFSRIFATLLGAGLPMQEIFSTSKDVVGNDIFRVEIEKAGKDVENGLDISAALKKQPHMPRMMVQLTAVGEKSGNTDVIFNNLANFMEKEVDNLTRNLTTLLEPALMLIMGGVIGSIVIAILLPIYSLTSSIT; from the coding sequence ATGGCTGATTTTAGATACATCACCCGTGATTCAAAGGGCCAGAAATCCAATGGCGTAATTTCTGCGGATTCGAAAAGTGACGCGATTAAAAAATTGCGAGATAAAAATTTAATAATTTTAGATATTTCTGAGGGCAATTTATCCTCATCTAAGTCGGCTAAAAAGGCTGGGGGGTCATTGTTTAACAGAATCGGTGATAAAGACAAATTTGTTTTTACTCAGCAGCTCTCCATTATGACCAAGGCCGGGCTACCAATTAGCCAAGCGCTCGGATCTCTGCAAGAAGAAACAAATAACAAAAAGTTTGCCCAGATCATTAAAACCATCACCGCAGATGTTGAAGGTGGCTTGGCGTTATCTCAGGCGTTTGCCAAACATCCGGACATCTTTGATACGGTTTACGTGAGCATTCTAAAAGCCGGAGAAAAAAGCGGAAAAGTAGATGAGGTGCTAGACCGGCTGACAATTCAGATGGAAAAAGATAACGATATCAAAGCCAAAATAAAAGGTGCAATGGCATACCCGATTTTTGTTTTAGTCGCGATGGTGGTTATTGTCACTCTTATTATGTTGTTCATTGTGCCTCAAATACAGGCGGTATTTATTGAAAATAATGCCAAGCTACCCTTGGTTACGCGTATGGTAATTGGATTAGCAGACGTTATCCGCCGCCAGGGATACATTATTATTATCGCCCTTGTTGGGGTATTTTTCGGCTATCGTTTCTACTATCGCACCGCCAAGGGCAAACATCGCATTGACCTAATTAAGATTAATATTCCAATTTTTGGCACCCTTATTCGGAAGGTTAGTTTAGCCAGATTTTCCCGCATTTTTGCCACTTTGCTTGGCGCCGGGTTGCCAATGCAAGAGATATTTTCAACCTCAAAAGACGTTGTTGGCAATGATATATTCAGGGTTGAGATAGAAAAAGCTGGCAAAGACGTTGAAAACGGGTTAGATATTTCGGCAGCATTAAAAAAACAACCACACATGCCTAGAATGATGGTCCAGCTGACTGCGGTAGGTGAAAAAAGCGGAAATACCGATGTTATCTTTAATAATTTAGCTAATTTTATGGAAAAAGAGGTGGATAACTTAACCCGAAACCTAACTACATTACTCGAACCGGCGCTGATGTTAATAATGGGTGGGGTTATTGGCTCGATTGTGATTGCCATATTACTGCCAATTTATTCACTCACATCATCAATCACATAA
- a CDS encoding GspE/PulE family protein, protein MADQTDQNNGTPVPINANIPPVLSQADLVKDTSASEAEKFLSAGTVNIEYADLSQVNVPKEILNLIPEHIARKFQAVPISLENNALNVAMVDPQDVETIELIKRKTGYAVKPKLCTTDDVGHILDQYSGFQADLEDAISDADLGVEKKQEIKQVDEEPENENAPTARIVYSLLKKAVREKASDIHIEPDEKEVIVRFRLDGILHKKVTLPKEIQAAVASRLKILANLKIDEQRLPQDGRIQLIIDRRDIDFRMSTIPVVTGEKIVLRILDKSVGILTLDQLGLRGESRKTLDSAVSKSHGMTLVTGPTGSGKTTTLYALLTQIMNPGVNVLTIEDPVEYRMAGVNQSQINADIGYTFANGLRAIVRQDPNIIMVGEIRDKETAEMGIQASLTGHIVLSTLHTNDAAGAIPRLIDMAIEPFLITSSINTVVGQRLARQVCQDCKQKVAADKSEEELVNKIISEMPEIPRKEVAKKEIAFYRGKGCDLCQNTGYKGRIGIFEVLEINETVKKLALERVSGSVIQKQAVADGMITMIQDGILKALDGLTTLEEVWRVTKE, encoded by the coding sequence ATGGCAGATCAGACCGATCAAAATAACGGCACACCGGTGCCAATAAACGCAAATATTCCGCCAGTTTTATCACAAGCTGACCTGGTTAAAGACACGTCCGCGTCTGAAGCGGAGAAATTTTTAAGCGCCGGCACAGTTAATATTGAATACGCAGACCTTAGTCAAGTTAACGTCCCCAAAGAAATCCTTAACTTAATTCCCGAACACATCGCTCGCAAGTTCCAAGCGGTGCCAATATCGCTCGAAAATAACGCTCTAAACGTGGCGATGGTAGATCCGCAGGATGTGGAGACAATAGAGCTAATTAAACGCAAGACCGGCTACGCGGTTAAGCCAAAGCTGTGTACAACCGATGATGTTGGTCATATTTTAGATCAATATTCCGGTTTTCAGGCCGATCTGGAAGACGCTATTTCTGACGCCGATTTAGGAGTAGAGAAAAAGCAAGAAATTAAGCAGGTAGATGAAGAACCCGAGAACGAAAACGCTCCCACAGCCCGCATTGTTTACTCATTATTAAAAAAAGCGGTGCGAGAAAAAGCTTCGGACATTCATATTGAACCGGATGAAAAAGAAGTGATTGTTCGGTTTAGGCTTGATGGCATTTTGCATAAAAAGGTCACGCTGCCCAAAGAAATTCAAGCAGCGGTAGCTTCACGACTAAAGATTTTAGCTAACCTAAAAATTGACGAGCAAAGATTGCCACAAGATGGCCGTATTCAGCTGATTATCGACCGCCGAGATATCGATTTTCGTATGTCCACTATTCCGGTGGTTACGGGCGAAAAAATCGTGTTACGTATTTTAGATAAAAGCGTCGGAATTTTGACGCTTGATCAGCTTGGTTTAAGGGGCGAATCACGTAAAACCCTAGACAGTGCGGTATCCAAAAGCCACGGTATGACGCTGGTGACCGGGCCAACCGGATCTGGGAAAACCACTACTCTTTACGCGCTGCTAACTCAAATTATGAATCCCGGAGTGAACGTTTTGACTATTGAAGATCCGGTGGAGTACCGCATGGCTGGCGTAAACCAAAGCCAGATTAATGCCGACATTGGCTACACCTTTGCCAACGGTTTGCGAGCGATTGTGCGTCAAGACCCAAACATTATTATGGTGGGAGAAATTCGTGATAAAGAAACTGCCGAAATGGGCATCCAAGCATCGCTAACGGGGCACATTGTCCTTTCAACCTTGCACACTAACGATGCTGCCGGTGCAATCCCACGTTTAATCGATATGGCCATCGAGCCGTTCCTAATCACCTCTTCTATCAACACTGTGGTCGGCCAACGTCTGGCGCGCCAAGTATGCCAAGACTGCAAACAAAAAGTAGCGGCAGATAAATCCGAAGAAGAATTAGTGAATAAAATTATTAGCGAGATGCCAGAAATCCCCCGAAAAGAAGTGGCTAAAAAAGAGATCGCTTTCTATCGCGGCAAGGGATGCGATCTGTGTCAAAACACTGGCTATAAAGGCAGAATCGGTATCTTTGAAGTGCTGGAAATCAACGAAACGGTGAAAAAATTGGCATTGGAACGCGTTTCGGGTAGCGTCATCCAAAAACAAGCCGTTGCAGATGGCATGATTACCATGATTCAAGACGGAATCTTAAAAGCGCTTGATGGGTTAACCACATTAGAAGAAGTATGGCGAGTGACAAAGGAGTAA
- the dnaX gene encoding DNA polymerase III subunit gamma/tau has protein sequence MTLAWYRKWRPQQFSDVVGQDHIVQTLNHAIQQNATSHAYLFTGPRGVGKTTLARLLAKSVNCVDLIKSETGVNPCNKCELCNDFNHEALTDVFEIDAASNRGIDDIRALRDTVAFSPVKGKFKIYIIDEVHMLSKDAFNALLKTLEEPPEHVIFILATTDVQKIPATILSRCQRFDFNPLTIGDLQKHILQIAKSEKIDITEDGANVLAEAATGSGRDAVSLLQQMSVHQTKIDRETVEKLLGFMPMSHVSKLLQLCREGKTDLALDFVRQLLDGGGNAEQCIRAVLRLFSIALNNREKSDWAEGLSVSEIITGSDQWAWALNQVAKHPEPFLVLATAVVGCSTNWGKGVGVDSDVRPPSVEAPASAPVVEQSPKSKPTEEIHTVAVEKWHPGQSEKQLWDQFIEAAKPFNHSLASLLRDADLLGVTDGDPGKITIGLRFPFHRERIMEAKNRRILGDILKQITGKDFQIECAQIADTKNKSMVKAEDVSKAAEEIFTE, from the coding sequence ATGACATTGGCTTGGTACCGCAAATGGCGGCCGCAGCAATTTAGTGATGTAGTTGGACAAGATCATATTGTTCAAACTTTGAATCATGCCATTCAGCAAAATGCCACTAGCCACGCCTATTTATTTACCGGGCCGCGCGGAGTGGGTAAAACCACGTTGGCGCGCTTGCTGGCTAAATCGGTTAATTGTGTAGATTTGATCAAATCCGAAACTGGAGTTAATCCGTGTAATAAATGTGAGTTGTGCAACGATTTTAATCACGAAGCTTTAACCGATGTTTTTGAAATTGATGCAGCCTCTAACCGTGGTATCGATGATATTCGTGCTCTGCGCGACACGGTGGCGTTTTCTCCGGTTAAAGGAAAATTTAAGATCTACATCATTGATGAAGTGCACATGTTGTCTAAAGATGCGTTTAACGCGTTACTTAAAACTTTGGAGGAGCCGCCGGAGCATGTCATTTTTATTCTGGCTACCACCGACGTTCAGAAAATCCCTGCTACGATTCTGTCGCGCTGCCAGCGGTTTGACTTTAACCCACTCACCATTGGTGATTTGCAGAAACATATTTTGCAAATTGCAAAGTCAGAGAAAATTGATATTACCGAGGATGGGGCAAACGTGTTGGCCGAAGCAGCTACCGGTTCGGGGCGCGATGCCGTGTCATTATTACAACAAATGAGCGTACATCAGACCAAAATTGATCGGGAAACTGTTGAAAAATTACTTGGGTTTATGCCGATGTCGCATGTTTCGAAATTGTTGCAGCTTTGTCGTGAAGGAAAAACCGACTTGGCCCTAGATTTCGTACGCCAGCTACTAGACGGTGGCGGGAACGCCGAGCAATGCATTCGAGCAGTTTTACGGTTATTTAGCATTGCTTTGAACAATCGTGAAAAATCCGACTGGGCTGAGGGGCTTTCGGTATCAGAAATTATCACCGGCTCAGATCAGTGGGCATGGGCGCTGAATCAGGTCGCAAAACATCCCGAACCGTTTTTGGTGTTGGCCACGGCGGTGGTTGGGTGTTCTACGAATTGGGGTAAGGGTGTAGGGGTGGACTCAGATGTCCGCCCGCCGTCAGTTGAAGCTCCCGCTTCAGCTCCTGTTGTTGAGCAATCGCCAAAATCGAAACCAACCGAAGAAATTCACACGGTTGCGGTAGAGAAATGGCATCCCGGGCAGAGCGAAAAACAGCTATGGGATCAATTTATTGAGGCAGCAAAGCCGTTTAACCACTCATTGGCTTCATTATTGCGTGATGCCGACTTATTGGGGGTAACCGACGGTGATCCGGGTAAGATAACGATTGGGCTGCGCTTTCCGTTTCATCGCGAACGTATTATGGAAGCCAAAAACCGTCGAATTTTGGGCGATATTTTGAAGCAGATTACCGGTAAAGATTTTCAGATCGAATGTGCTCAGATTGCAGACACAAAGAATAAGAGTATGGTAAAAGCAGAAGACGTATCAAAAGCCGCTGAAGAGATATTTACGGAGTAA
- the dnaB gene encoding replicative DNA helicase, which produces MQANTKSKQELVKSVSDPDLLPPQNLEAEESVLGGLLLEKNAILKVAPILTSEDFYRDHHGTMYAAALRLFDKRIPIDLITLAEELEQMKKLDQIGGPETLANLVAKVPSVAHITHYAHIVKEKAVLRRLITAANRIIQIGFDQTVEASAALDQSEQALFAVSQKFYDKNFIPIADLLAESFERVDLLHKNKGMTRGVPTGFKDLDNLLAGLQQSDLIILAARPSVGKTALALNMAEYAAVHEKKTVAVFSLEMSKEQLIDRLLCSQSGIDSWKLRTGNLNEDDFRNLNYGMGVLSEAKIFIDDSPLANVTEIRAKARRLQMEQGLDMIVIDYLQLMEGSHAGSGESNRVQEISEISRGLKGLARELNVPVLALSQLSRAVEQRHPKIPQLSDLRESGSIEQDADVVMFLYREDYYEKDTDRKNITDVLVRKHRNGPIGDISLFFQPEQTKYFNLDKAHNTATTEE; this is translated from the coding sequence ATGCAAGCCAACACAAAATCGAAACAAGAACTCGTTAAATCGGTTTCCGACCCCGATCTATTGCCGCCGCAGAATTTGGAGGCAGAGGAGTCGGTGCTGGGCGGTTTGTTGTTGGAAAAAAACGCCATTCTTAAAGTGGCACCAATATTGACCAGCGAAGATTTTTATCGAGATCATCATGGTACTATGTACGCCGCCGCATTAAGATTGTTTGATAAGCGTATCCCAATCGATCTGATCACACTGGCCGAAGAGCTAGAGCAGATGAAAAAATTGGACCAAATTGGTGGTCCGGAAACTTTGGCAAACCTGGTAGCAAAAGTGCCTTCGGTGGCGCATATTACGCACTACGCTCACATCGTCAAAGAAAAAGCAGTTTTGCGCCGTCTGATTACGGCGGCGAATCGCATTATTCAAATTGGTTTTGACCAGACTGTCGAGGCGTCGGCGGCGCTAGATCAATCTGAACAAGCGTTATTTGCGGTGTCACAAAAATTTTATGACAAAAACTTTATCCCGATTGCAGATTTGCTGGCAGAGAGCTTTGAACGGGTAGATTTATTGCACAAGAATAAAGGGATGACGCGCGGAGTGCCTACCGGTTTCAAAGATTTAGATAATTTACTGGCCGGATTGCAGCAATCGGATCTGATTATATTGGCGGCCAGACCAAGCGTAGGAAAAACCGCTTTAGCCTTAAATATGGCGGAGTACGCAGCTGTACACGAAAAGAAAACGGTAGCAGTTTTCTCCTTGGAAATGAGCAAGGAACAGTTGATTGATCGATTATTGTGTAGCCAATCCGGAATCGATTCGTGGAAATTGCGAACCGGTAATTTAAATGAAGACGATTTTCGCAACTTAAACTACGGTATGGGTGTGCTGTCTGAGGCTAAAATATTTATTGATGATTCGCCGTTAGCCAACGTAACTGAAATTCGAGCCAAGGCGCGTCGATTGCAGATGGAGCAGGGGCTGGATATGATTGTGATTGATTATTTGCAGCTGATGGAAGGTAGCCATGCGGGAAGTGGTGAAAGTAATCGTGTGCAAGAAATTTCTGAAATCTCCCGTGGCTTAAAAGGTTTAGCGCGTGAGTTAAACGTGCCGGTGCTGGCTCTGTCGCAGCTGTCGCGTGCCGTTGAGCAGAGGCATCCTAAAATTCCCCAGTTATCCGATTTACGTGAATCTGGGTCCATTGAGCAAGATGCTGATGTGGTGATGTTCTTATATCGCGAAGATTATTATGAAAAAGATACCGACCGCAAGAACATTACCGATGTGTTAGTGCGAAAACATCGTAATGGCCCGATTGGAGATATCTCTTTGTTCTTCCAACCAGAGCAGACCAAGTATTTCAACCTAGACAAAGCACATAATACTGCCACCACCGAAGAGTAA
- a CDS encoding UvrD-helicase domain-containing protein: MNSVLDNLNEPQQQAVKHLDGPVLILAGAGSGKTKVLTHRIAYLLLNHHVNPENILAVTFTNKAANEMKERVSKLLLENNFKGGQMLPWLGTFHAVCVKILRREADKIGYSPDYVIYDDSDQKQVLKRIIDELKLDPKTFQVSTVQYFISGAKNEMVSEEAYANFANGYYQEQISVIYKMYQHRMRQANAMDFDDLLTLTVEVFTKNPHILDKYQQLFRYILVDEYQDTNAVQYKLTKLLAEKHHNICVVGDDYQAIYSWRGANFRNILDFERDYPDAFVVKLEQNYRSTKIILDGANAVIAKNTNRTDKKLWTNKLGGRPITLYQALNEADEADFIAGEITSLRRSKQFPRFRDFAILYRTNAQSRAIEDVFVRNQIPYRVIGGLRFYERKEIKDAICYLRVVANKADRVSLGRVINTPTRGIGEKSVETILRETTDRVFDPNYDIPNLSGRTAESFKRFRQMILDGRKLYDQNGDLLELFNFLMEQSGYLSWLDSHTPEGLNRLENIDELKTVLKEEPDLTTFLANVSLVSDIDQYDANADSVALMTMHSAKGLEFPVVFIAGMEEGIFPHSRSSLDPSEIEEERRLCYVGMTRAKERLYLLYARERRLYGGIQANPVSRFIGDLPEELIEEL; this comes from the coding sequence ATGAACTCAGTTTTAGATAATCTAAACGAACCGCAACAACAGGCCGTAAAGCATTTAGACGGCCCGGTTTTAATATTAGCCGGTGCGGGCAGCGGTAAGACAAAAGTATTGACCCATCGCATCGCTTATCTTTTACTAAATCATCACGTTAATCCGGAAAACATTTTGGCCGTGACATTTACTAATAAAGCGGCCAATGAAATGAAAGAACGAGTCTCTAAATTATTATTAGAGAATAATTTCAAGGGCGGCCAGATGTTGCCGTGGCTGGGAACCTTTCACGCGGTCTGTGTTAAGATTTTACGCCGAGAAGCAGATAAGATTGGTTATTCGCCCGACTACGTCATCTACGACGATTCAGACCAGAAGCAGGTTCTAAAGCGCATTATTGATGAATTAAAGTTAGACCCCAAAACCTTTCAAGTCTCAACGGTGCAGTATTTTATCTCTGGGGCCAAAAACGAAATGGTTTCAGAAGAGGCGTATGCCAATTTTGCCAACGGATATTACCAAGAACAGATTAGCGTTATCTATAAAATGTATCAGCATCGAATGCGGCAGGCGAATGCGATGGACTTCGACGATCTTCTTACCTTGACCGTCGAGGTATTCACTAAAAATCCTCATATTTTAGATAAATATCAGCAGCTTTTTCGCTACATTTTAGTTGATGAATACCAAGATACCAACGCAGTGCAGTATAAATTAACCAAGTTGCTGGCCGAGAAACATCACAATATCTGCGTGGTGGGTGATGATTATCAAGCAATTTACTCATGGCGCGGCGCGAACTTTCGTAATATCTTAGATTTCGAACGAGATTACCCAGATGCCTTTGTGGTTAAACTGGAACAAAACTACCGTTCAACCAAAATAATTTTAGATGGGGCAAATGCTGTAATTGCCAAAAATACCAATCGTACCGACAAAAAATTATGGACAAATAAACTTGGTGGCCGACCAATTACTTTGTATCAGGCGCTTAACGAGGCGGATGAAGCCGATTTCATTGCCGGTGAGATTACCAGCTTGCGCAGGTCAAAACAGTTCCCACGTTTTAGAGATTTTGCCATTTTGTATCGAACCAATGCTCAGTCTAGGGCAATTGAAGACGTGTTTGTGCGCAATCAAATCCCGTATCGGGTTATCGGCGGCTTACGTTTTTATGAACGTAAAGAAATAAAAGACGCCATCTGCTATTTACGCGTGGTTGCTAATAAGGCTGATAGAGTCAGTTTGGGGCGAGTCATAAATACTCCAACCAGAGGTATCGGAGAGAAAAGTGTGGAAACAATTTTGCGTGAAACCACCGACCGAGTGTTTGACCCGAACTATGATATTCCGAATCTGTCGGGCAGAACAGCGGAATCGTTTAAGCGTTTTCGACAAATGATATTGGATGGACGTAAATTGTATGATCAAAACGGCGATCTGCTTGAACTGTTTAATTTTTTAATGGAACAGTCAGGCTATCTGAGCTGGCTTGATAGTCATACTCCCGAAGGATTAAATCGCCTGGAAAACATTGATGAGTTAAAAACTGTACTCAAAGAAGAACCAGATCTAACTACATTTTTAGCCAACGTCAGTTTAGTTTCAGATATCGACCAATATGACGCAAACGCAGATAGCGTAGCGTTAATGACAATGCACTCGGCTAAGGGGCTAGAGTTTCCGGTGGTGTTTATCGCCGGTATGGAAGAAGGAATTTTTCCGCATTCGCGCAGCAGTTTGGACCCATCCGAAATCGAAGAGGAGCGCCGGTTGTGCTACGTTGGTATGACGCGAGCCAAAGAGCGGTTGTATTTGTTATATGCCCGAGAGCGCCGGTTGTACGGCGGCATTCAAGCAAATCCGGTGTCAAGGTTTATTGGCGATCTGCCCGAGGAACTGATCGAAGAATTATAA
- a CDS encoding G5 domain-containing protein, producing MAGLGLVLYSFNKSNYTYAADLRYVFLVRDVSPDSLHSITESSIISNSLDASVALAANNIPVNDQDRIINTPNGVGNVGGVITIERAPVIRLTDAKKTKTVRSWQKTVGDLLTEQKVPEIGEQDTVTPAISAQVVHNMSVTIVRVQETDIIEKTVVAFQTSVVDDNTRYRGEPDTVTQAGKDGLITKTYHIRREDGVEVSRKLLKTDTVAMVKKIVSHPVKLKIDSSQTRSGRATWYSSRYQAASNYLDRGTNVRVTNLVNGKSVLIQIQDHMANDGSDGRNVIIDLHPTYFSQLGVPISQGLMSVKVEVIVN from the coding sequence GTGGCCGGATTAGGTCTGGTTTTGTATAGTTTTAATAAATCTAACTATACATATGCCGCAGATCTCCGATACGTTTTTTTGGTGCGTGATGTTAGCCCGGATTCGCTTCATAGCATTACTGAGTCGTCTATTATATCTAATAGCTTAGACGCTAGTGTGGCGCTAGCAGCAAATAATATTCCGGTTAACGACCAAGACCGCATTATTAATACTCCAAATGGAGTGGGAAATGTGGGCGGGGTGATTACTATTGAGCGTGCCCCAGTTATTCGTCTAACCGATGCAAAGAAAACCAAAACGGTGCGTAGCTGGCAAAAAACCGTCGGCGACTTGTTGACAGAACAAAAGGTACCGGAAATTGGGGAACAGGACACGGTAACGCCAGCAATTAGCGCGCAAGTGGTTCACAATATGTCTGTGACCATTGTCCGAGTACAAGAAACAGATATTATCGAAAAAACTGTGGTAGCTTTCCAAACCTCGGTAGTTGATGATAACACGCGTTATCGGGGCGAGCCAGACACGGTTACCCAAGCCGGTAAGGATGGGCTAATCACAAAAACTTATCACATTCGTCGTGAAGATGGGGTTGAGGTGAGTAGGAAATTGCTCAAAACCGATACAGTTGCGATGGTTAAAAAGATTGTTTCCCATCCGGTTAAACTGAAAATTGATTCGTCACAAACAAGATCTGGACGAGCTACTTGGTATTCGTCGCGATATCAAGCTGCGTCTAATTATCTTGATAGAGGCACAAATGTGCGCGTGACAAATTTAGTGAACGGTAAATCTGTGTTAATTCAAATACAAGATCATATGGCAAATGACGGGTCAGATGGTAGAAATGTAATAATTGATTTGCATCCAACGTATTTTTCTCAACTCGGAGTTCCAATAAGTCAGGGTCTTATGTCTGTAAAAGTCGAGGTAATTGTAAATTAA
- the rsmA gene encoding 16S rRNA (adenine(1518)-N(6)/adenine(1519)-N(6))-dimethyltransferase RsmA gives MRQKLGQHFLNDLNVIKTAVINLPKPTDDLLVVEVGPGQGVLTRELLNAGYQVLAIEWDEELLASLQAEFSGQKRLHLINADIRTFDLVKQIKSLKFSRYVIAANLPYYLSSYFLRSVFGYQLLPEKMVLLLQQEVAQRLAAEVGSKKRSTLSILAQSYCRPEVILSVPASSFTPPPKVTSALVEMDQIKNPFKSNEESKRFFRVVKAGFGEKRKTIINSLAGGMHLEKDEIGLMLSELKIDSTLRAEDLSIEQWRKLTQEFEI, from the coding sequence ATGCGGCAAAAACTCGGACAACATTTTCTAAATGATCTAAACGTTATTAAAACGGCGGTTATTAATCTACCCAAACCAACTGATGATTTATTAGTGGTAGAGGTGGGGCCGGGTCAGGGCGTGCTAACGCGTGAATTACTTAACGCTGGCTATCAGGTTTTGGCGATTGAGTGGGATGAGGAGCTGCTCGCTAGTTTGCAAGCCGAATTTAGCGGTCAAAAGCGCCTACATTTAATCAATGCCGACATTCGCACATTCGACCTGGTCAAACAAATTAAATCACTCAAATTTAGCCGATACGTCATTGCTGCAAACCTGCCGTATTATTTATCGTCGTATTTCTTGCGCAGTGTGTTTGGATATCAGCTGCTACCTGAAAAGATGGTTTTATTATTGCAACAAGAGGTGGCGCAGCGTCTAGCGGCGGAAGTTGGCAGCAAGAAACGTAGTACTTTATCCATTTTAGCCCAAAGTTATTGCCGTCCCGAAGTGATATTGTCTGTCCCAGCGTCTTCTTTTACTCCGCCGCCAAAAGTAACCAGCGCTTTAGTTGAAATGGATCAGATTAAAAATCCGTTTAAGTCAAACGAAGAATCCAAACGATTTTTTCGGGTGGTGAAAGCGGGATTTGGCGAGAAGAGAAAGACCATCATTAACTCGCTTGCCGGAGGAATGCACTTGGAAAAGGACGAGATTGGGCTAATGCTGAGCGAATTAAAAATCGATTCAACTTTGCGCGCAGAGGATTTGTCGATTGAACAATGGCGAAAACTTACACAAGAATTTGAAATTTGA